TCACAAAACCAGTCTTCTGAAGACCAGAGCATGTAAGAAATCTCCCCAACTTCATCTCGCACACAAATGTCCAGGCATCAGCAATGACTATACACAGAAATTCAAGTTCTGAGGCAACTTAAGCACATGAATGCCCTGACCCAAATTGATATCAGATACTGTAATTGGAAGCTGGTCAATTAAAAGTGTTTCTGGCCTGATTGCCTGTTGAAGGTTACTAGGAtcctactgatctttttacttccTACACTAAAGATTTGCGAAACAGGCATAGTAGGACATTTTAGGGTTGCTAGAGAGAAGTCTACAGAGCCTCCTAAGAAGATACTCTATCCCACATAATATGGTTCGGGTCTTCGCTCTCAAAGCAGATTAAAATGTCACCAGTCTTACCTTTTGCAAGCACTTCTCCTCAGTCGTTTAGACAGAAGTGGTGATTATTCTTGCGTTGGCTGCGACAAGGCTGGTAACACGGATGTCTGGGGCTATTTGTgtagaaggagaaatgaaagaggaataaGTGTGATCACACTGTGACGACAGAAAGtccagaaaaggagaaggaggaagtgaggcTGGGCCCACCCTCTTTAGCCTCAGTTACTATCTTTCCCCTGTGGCTTTTCAGATGTTTACTCCCACGAACCACCCAAATATCTAAACTGGTTTCTGTGAAACACAAGAAAACTCAAAGAGCAAGTTGGTTCTGGGGCTAATCTGTGAGCCCTGGTGGGTTCTGGGGTGATTTTGGTGTTGACTTTTCTCCAGGAAAAGATAGTGCTTCCTTAATCAAGGTGACACCTCAGAATTACCTGGATCTGTTCAAAAAGAAGTAAACCTAGCCCTACCACCAGAGTTTcccattcaatattttaaaacgtTTTCTAGGACTGAGACTTAGGAATGTCTCCTAAGCCACTCCACCTTCTCCCTACCCTCCCTCCAGCTGCCTTCTTTAAAATCTTTGGTCTCCAGTTTGATCAGGTGACTATCTTCAGACTTCTGTGTCTCAGAAGCTGGACTGTCCTTATGTAAGGGTACTGTCAAGGGCAAACCTCAAGGCACAATCCAAAGGACACTTGTAGAAATGATTTGGTTAGTAGAGGGAGCCCCATATTTAGAGCCCAAAGACCTGGGTTTCAGTCCCAGTTTTATCTCTGTTGGATGTGAGACACTAAGCAAATCTCAACTTTCAGCTTCAGTTATATTAATAGTAACATCTAATAATAATCCTACTAGAGAGTTACTGTtatatccccatttacagatgataaaacagaggctcaaagaggtcagacaatttgcccaagattacacaacTAAGAAGTACCAGAGCTGGTGATGTGGGCTCAGcaagctgaggagtcgaaagaaagatttcttggactctcaaggtctggtagtagtgcccctttattcagagaatggcgtggggacaggacccataggtagtgaagagctgcaatgtgttgaaggttagggctaaatttataaggcataggtaagTGAGTTATTTTTTACCAGACAAAGGagagatcatgtaaaaaagtcgttacaatggtatcagtgcaggtggaatctggttatcgggtggtcgtataactttggatacgaatcaggtcaggacgtcctatgtgAGATATATAAGAagatgatatagatcggtatgtaggccaggacgccttgggcttctctccctggggcagccttgatcctcacaAGTGGGACTCAAATTCAAGACCACAAGAGAATGCTATTTTAGAAATACTGTGAGCagtagattttgaaaaatatgtttctatttctcaCTCTGCTGTATCTACTGGGATTCTCTTAGATTGAAAGGGTCAAGAGACTAAGTGATAACCCCAATGGATTCCCAGCCAGCTGTCAAATGTGGAACTGACCACTGAGCCACAATATTTTCATCTGATGAATGAAGAGAGGGATACTCTCTCCAGTGCTTGACTTAGCCATGCTTCTGGGCAAGCTGgtgctctctcttccttcaccCTGAGACGTCCAGATTCTGGAATAACTCCCACAAGGGCTGGCTCATGGGGAAAGctgagttaaagaagaaaaagatttttacaaGGGAGTTAGTCAGTCCTTAATGTTCTCTAAGCGGAGAATATGGTATGTATAGTATGCAGATTTCCCCAAACATATTTGATCATGGAAcagtgtgtgtgcgcgtgtgagtctgtgtgtgtatgtgtatggttTTTCTCAGGGAACAATTTTTCAGCATAACTACACCTTAGGAAACGCTGTTATAACCTTTCCTCTCATCTGCTGGCATCAGTCTGAGGAATAATTGCCCCTCACTTGGAGCTGCTGTCATGTCGacaggcccctgaagtggaagAGCTGAGGAAAGATTTCTCGCTTGACTCACATTTCCTATCTCACTCATCCCAATGGCTTCAACTAGTATCACTCTGTGCCAAAGATTCACAAATCTCTATGCACAACCTGATCTCTCATTTGAACTCCACACCCGCACCTTAAATCCAGTATCCATAATTCAGTTTAGTAAATTTTGCAGGCTCCCACTCAAGCCTGCTCCTCCTCGGTATTGACCGTCTCAGGGAAAGGCCTGACTGACCTCCCAGTTGCCCAAGTCAGAAACCAGGCATCCTCTTAGACTACTCTCTCTCCCACACCCCCACCTATTATCAACCATGAAGTCCTATACATCATACCTTTGCCTAAGTGTCTCAAATCAGGCCATTTCTCTCCAACTCCAGAGCCATTACACTAATCCTTATATCTCACCTGGGTTACTGGATTCCAGCCTCCTTCACGATCAGCTTGGAGATTTTCTCACTCAGCCCCAAGGAGGAGaggcttttaaaatacaaatttaatcgTGTTACTTCCcagcttaaaactcttcaatggctTCTCATAGTTTTTAAGCAGCTCCTGTTAATTCCTAACACTCTCAGCTGGctactccttccccacccccacccccacccccgtggTCTTGCTGCACTGGACTGAATTCCTTTATGTTGCTTGAATAAATCAATcttgttttccctctctctctccctgctgtcTCTGGAATATCCTCTCATCTCTTCACCTGACTAATTTCTACACATTCTCCACATCTTatttcctccaggaaaccttccaAATGGAACAGGGTACTCTTGCTATGTGCTCCCATTGCCCACAGGCATCCTTCTATCATTCACGCTTTTATAATTGTCTGTCTTCTGTATAGACTCAAAGCTCTGTAGGTAGGTTCTGTGTTGCTCTGCGTATGTTGAATGATTGTGTCTGACACATAAGAGGTGCTCTATAAATGTTTACATAGCTTCAAGTAGCGTGAGGCCTGAAAGTTATGGGAACTGGACAtttgggaaggggagagagaatagGAGAAAGAGGGATAAGCATGGGGAAAATCTATGGGGGGAGATCTTAGGAATATCAAGAAGAATACCTCAAGACAAGTATTTCTCACAGCAGAAATGGATGACCATTTTAATAGAGAGAAGTTTTCCTTTGATGTACGCTTCTCCATCATGCCAAAGGGAAGGGTTGGTCCAAGTGCTTGACAACCAGAGCTGACTATGGGAATCAAGGAAGAGTAGAGAATTATATATTCACCTAGTCCCAAACCTTCAAGTTTTTGTTGAGAACTAATGCTGTTTCTGACAATCACATGTTTGCAATCCATTTGGAGGGACAAGGGAAAAAACCAAAGGAGAACAAGACAATGTTAGTACAGCCTACGTTgttgaataatctagaagaacgctcaaaaactttgaaaaaactaAATTAGAAAAGGGGTTTAGCAGAAGCTCCAACTCATGTTTTGGTCTTCTCTGCGTGGTATATTGATGAAGCACCGTAGGTGATAATGGAACCTGGGAGTTTAGGAGACTTGAAGCTGGCCACACAAGGAGCAGGAATACAAGTTATTGATGCCCCATGATCATGCAACGTTACCTGCCAAAATGCATCTTAAATGGACAAAATATACATGGAGAGATCAGTGGGTCCCCAATGAGGCcgttttttaaaggcattttagGTGAGTGAGTCTGTTTTTGTCATTGGAAAATAGTCACTATTGAAATACAAGAATACAGATAGAATTTCCAAGCTTTTTTCAGCAAGTTACCTAAGTATGCAAAAATATTAGAGTTCAGAAGGCATAGATGTTTGTGTAAATTAAACTTAATCTCTCTAATCAGAGATTAAAGTTAACAGTACCACCTTGGATTTTGCTTATGGACTCTAAAGTTAGAGTTTTGAAGACAGTACAACAgagcatcatttttctttttttgaggaagattggccctgagctaacatccatgccaatcttcctctactttatatatgtgatgcctgccacagtacggcttgacaaggggtgcataggttcacacccaggatccaaaccggcaaacaccaggccaccaaagcagaacgcacgaacttaaccatcacgccaccaggccggtccccagAACATCgtttttaagtagaaaattttTCATGCAATTTGATTCTAATTATAATTTgtttcttagaaataaatatgAGTGCTTAAAATTCTAACGTTTGGCTTCATATCGTTTGGATATTTCTGGAGCTTCAAAAAACCATTAATATTGAGAGATGAATTAAAAATCTGGGTTTCAGAAATTAGATATGTATTATCTAAAGCCCATATCATTCCTAGGATCTAAATGAAGTAGCTATAATATATCATAGACATTATGTAAAAAAGTGCCAAACTGTTTAGCAGGTGGCATCTGGGACAATGGTCCCAGTAAGGGACTGCCATGAATGCAAGTTTGCCAATCCATGTCATACTGGATTAAGCCCCAAAGTCAAAGCAGTATCATTGTTGGTTATTGTagctataataaaagaaaatactgtctggggctggcccggtggtgcagcagttaagtgtgcacattctgcttcaggaCCCCGGGATTTGCTGGgacggatcccaggtgcggacatggtactacttggcaagccatgccgtagtagtcgtccaacatataaagtagaggaagatgggcacggatgttagctcagggccagtcttcctcagcaaaaaaaaggaggattgtcagatgttagctcagggctaatcttcttcttcaaaaaaaaatactgtcttagtccattgagctgctataacaaaaataccatagactgggtagtttataaacaacagaaatttatttctcacagttctagaagctgggaagttcagaatcaaggtgccagcagattcaatGTCTAGTGAGAagccacttcctggttcacagacagccatcttctctctatgtcttcacatggtggaagagggcaagggagctctctagGATCTCTTTTATAGGGgtactaatctcattcatgagggctccatcctcatgacctaaccaTCTCCAAAAGTCCCCATCCACTAAAActgtcacattggggattaggtttgaacatatgaatttgggagacacaaacattcagtctatagcacatACCCAGAAGAGAAACTGAATTATGGAATGTTAGAGCTAAGAGTACGACATAATAGAAATAACAGAGGGTTAGAAACCAGAAGACACTCACAGAGATACTTTGAGGAAGTCTTTTAACATCTTTGAGTcatagtttcttcatctgtactgCAGGGACAATTTCTACTTTATAGCTAAGTGAGGACCAAATGAGAAACTATGTGGAAAAGCTTTATAAAGTTTAAAGTACGATGTGAATATTAGTTACTATTCTCAGTACAGCATATTTCTTAGAAAACACCTAGCCAGTCTTCAGACTTTTTAGACTCAGATCCTGAGACCTAAAGCACTTAAGAGATTTGCCACAGGTCTCTCAGCTAGATAGGAACTAAGCAGATACCATGACCCTCAGCTCATTTGATGGTTACAGGAATAGTCAGACCCCAGGAGGGTCTGGGGATCCCCTTGTGGTCCCCAGATGGAGTGATGTCCTTATGCTGCACACTCTTGATTTTTGCATGAAAATTGTGACTCTCTCCTATTAAGGTCCCATCTTCTTTCAGCTCAAGTGGGTGTGGATCAGTGAGAAGCCACCAAGATCGTACGACTGTGCCCAAATTAGGTAGATTTTCTTGTAATTCTGCCTGAGCTCACAGAGAGCAGGGTAACAGGTCTCTCTGAAAACCCAGCTACTCCATGTGATGGCAGGAGTGGCTGCAACCTCTTCTCCTGACCTCCATTCAGTTTTGTCTGTACATCTATTGCCCTTACTATCCATCAGCAAAAGACTGCACAGCTCTGGGACCAGAAGCAGAAACTTATCGATCATCACTTTGCATTCCGTTTACTTCTCCTCAGAAGGGATCTAAGTCTGTGGATGACAAAACCACAGGAGTGGTTAGGAGGCTAACTCATCCTGAGCCTCAAAGAACAAACATGGCTGGGTGTGGCCATGCTAACTGGGAGTATCCGGTGCCCCACAAGGACAGGCACCTTTGATAAGTCCAGAGAACTTATTGGCAAGTGTTGCCTTGTGCTCAACTTTAGAAGAGAAGTCATTTACAGAGATTGAGGCTTAAAAAATACAGTGCAAGTAACTATGACATACAAAACCATCTACAGAAGCTCGTTATCCTGGAAGCTATGGCCTTTCTAAACACCCTCTCCTTATTCTCCTCTCAGTCAAGGCACACCAACTGTCCTTGACCTTACAGGACATAAATTAACCCAAACATGACctcagtgttttgtatttttttttttttgacagaaaaaataagagaagctATAATGAAAGGAAAggtgtagtaaaaaaaaaaaaaaagtggtttgtgtatgtgtgtatttacatatatagcAGCAAAAGTCTTTATTCAAATGAAGTTttaaatggaacagaaataaataaaatagataaaagcaGAACTACTCAGGGAGCACAGAGGTGGGACTCAGAGACTGCGCATCCTTTTCTCCACTCTGGTGGTTTCTTAGGCACATTCGCCCAACTTGAAGGATAGAAAATCACTGTCCAGGTGGCCAGATCCTGGGGTCCCTTGTAGGGCTGGggtttatttttagttgttggaCCAGGGCCGTGGCTCCTCCAGTCCTGCAGGCCTCACTAACTTGGAAAGGGACTTTCCTGGCCTCTTGTTTTATTACCATGTCTCAATGGAAATGGGAAGCCATTTCAACACCCAACATCTTCCCTTCCCCATTTTGGaggctgggagctgtggcttCCTACAGAAGGAATAGTGGGGAAATATTCCCCCCAGCTGATAGAAATTGTGCTGGCCATAGATATCCTGACGCTTTGTTACTCACCTCGAGGCTGTAAACTTGGAGGTACAGTGGGGGTCTTGGGGCTGGTGGGGAATGTCAAGGGCTCTGGCATGTGCTGTGATACACTACACTCTCTCCTAGCCAAATATAACAAAGTCGTGATCCTACAAGCAATGCTGGTGTATACAATGGGAGTTCCTTATGTGTTTCTGGGCAAGGAGAAAAGCCACTGAGTTGGTAGGTGGTGTGGTAtaggggagagaggcctggactCAAATGGAAGAGCTGGGTTCTAGTCTTTGCTCTATAATTACTGAGGGATAGTCCACTCAATCCCCTAGGGGATCACTTCTCTATCTGTGAAAGAAGATAGACCAGATAATCCATGCATTCTCTCCAGGccttaaaaattttgaatatttgtaaGTTTCTAGAATCAAAAATGAATTCCTATGACATTAGTTTTGGCTAGGATTTGGTGCAGAAGGTGGAAGCTGGAAGAAGAGTTACAAGAGCAGCCATTTACTGAACTCTTCCTATGGGTCAGACAGGGCACGCTGCATGTTCTCACTTAGTGGCAGTGTGAGGTAGGCACGGCATTTCCTCCTTTACTAGAGAAAGGCTAAGGGCATAACTTGCCCAAAGCACACTGCTAAAAAGAGGTAGAGCCTGAATTAAACTTTCCCATGACACAAAAGCCTGCTCTCCTATCCAGCTTCCCCCAGAGCTAATCTGACATCAACAGTTGCTGCAGCTGAGCCACCTGCAGATAACCGTCAGCTGACAACTTTTACTTTCACCAGGAGTAGCCCAAGATTATCTCACACTGCTTTCCTAGTTTACAAGAGGAGCAATACAAGGCAATTCTCTCTTCATGAAGCAAAGTCTGACAATGTTTTCAGACACCGAGCACAGTCTCATATGTGTTGTTTCCCAGACAGGGTTTTCAGTAACTTCCATGAATGGCAAATATAATCTCTTTGCTtaactcaaaaaaagaagaaagcttcaGGAGAAAAGTTAAGGCAAGAGATATTCCTATCCTCAGCACTGAGGGAGTGTAATTGGAGGAGCAAGACAAGGAGGCAGGCAGCGCATCTGAGTGTGCAACGCTGACTTCAGCTTTTCTACTCTAAAGTCAACTCAGCTCTTTAGAGTTGCAAAGAACAAACACAGGCCCACCACACCCTATGTTCTAACTACTGAGAGCATATGCCAGCAGGAAGGGGAGTGAGGACAAGCAGAGCCTGGCAGAAGGAGGCGGCACCCAAATACCAAGCCCCAGCTTACACCTGAGCCTGCCGCTACAGCAGTATGGGAGATGGAGCAAAGCAGATGCTGTCATGGGTCCTTTGCCTTGCCTCATCTCCCCAAACCTTCGATTCCCACTTCTAAATCCCAGAGGGCAAAGTATTAGATTAGTAGATTTGCCTAGGTCAAATCTACTCCAGAGAAAGGAACTGAAACTccgtattcttttttttttcaagattttatttttcctttttctccccaaagccccctggtacatagttgcatattttcagttgtgggtccttccagttttagcatgtgggatgccgcctcagtgtggcttgatgaacagtattATGTCCCTGCctagaatccgaaccagcgaaaccatgggccgccgaagcagagtgcgcgaacttaaccactcagccacggggccggcctctgaAACTCCATATTCTTGATGCATAATTAATatcttataattattattactattatcatttttaaataagtttattttttgcaGTAGTTTTAGGTTcttagcaaaattgagcagaaagtacagagagttcccatatatcccctggcCATACACTTGTGCAGTCTCCCctactatcaacatcccacaccagagtggtaTATTATTTATAATCAATGAACCTaaattgacacatcattatcacccaaagtccacaatTTACGTttgagttcactcttggtgttgtatgttcTATTGGTTTTCACAAATGTATAATACCATGTATCTTCCATGGTAGTaccatacagaacagtttcactgcccccaaatcttctgtgctctgcttattcacccctccccccaccctaaCTTTTGGCCACCTctgatgtttttactgtctccgttgttttgcttttttcagaaTGTCAAATAGTTgggatcatatagtatgtagtcttttcagattggcttctttcacttagtaaaatgcatttaagtttccgCCATGTTTCTCATattttgatagctcatttctttttagtgctaaatgATATTCTATTGcctggatgcaccacagtttatttttccattcatctactgaaggacatcttggttgcttccaaattttggcaattatgaataaagctgctataaacatccatgtgcagttTTTTGTGCGAATATAAGTTTTCTCAACTTATTTGGGTAAATAAAAACGAGTAAAATTTctgaatcatatggtaaaagtatgtttagttttatacgAAACTTCCAAAccgtcttccaaagtagctgtaccattttgcattcctaccagcaatgaatgagagttcctgttgctctacacCCTTGTGAGCATTTGGCGTTGTctgtgttccagattttggccattctaataggtgtgtagtggtcatcctgttatttttaattttgaatcacAAATGTGGTTTTACATTTGTATATGTAGTTTAgttatttgattaatgtttgtATTCCCTTTATAAACTGTGAGTTCAGTGAGAGCAGGGGCTGCCTctgcttttgttaattttatcacTTATATGTAGCATAGTGCCTTGAACATAATAGACCCTCAATGAATATTTCAATGAGTGAGTGACCAGCCTCATCAACTCATTTTGAAGGTGAACTTTTACACAAGGATCCAGGTCTACTGAAGATAGTGGAGCAGAATCTGACCTGCTTAGACCATTCCTATGACACCAGTTCACCTGAGGCTGTCAGAACTCGGCAGTCTCCACAGCCATAGTCAGAGGCATCTGGGCATCTGGCTTTGGTAGTTCCTGGTTTAGGCAGTTGTCTTTATGCAAATTCTAAATTATTCAACCCACTTCACCATCCCTTGGCCAGACAcagctcttttcctttttgcttcatCTGAGGAAAGCAGACTTCTTACTCAAGCACTTCTTTAGGGCTTCGTGGATGTCCTTGtttctcaggctgtagatgaTGGGGTTGAACATGGGTGTCAGGATGGTGTAGAGCAGAGAGAACCCTTTGTGCAAGAGTTGGGAAGAGTTGGCTGAGGGCATGAGGTATGTGCCAATCAGTGTCCCATAAAACACCGTGACCACcgtgaggtgggaggagcaggtggagaaggccttttGCCGACCTGTGCCAGAGGGAATTCTTAGGATAGCAACAAGAATGCAGGAGTAGGAGGCCATGATGAGGAGAAATGGGACCAGAGTCACTGCAGAAGAGGTGGCATAGGCAATGGTCTCAGTCAGTGAGGTGTCCATGCAGGAGAGATGGACCAGAGGGGTGAAGTCACAAAAGAAGTGATCAATTTCATTGGGTCCACAGAAGGTTAGTTGAGACAGTAGGACCATAGTGATTGCTGTGAGGAAGAAACAGCAGAGCCAAGAGCTGGCAGCCAGCCTCATGCAGAGGGGGCCAGTCATGAGGATGGGATAGTGGAGAGGTTGGCAGATAGCCAGGTATCGGTCATAGGACATCACAGCCAGCAAGAGGCACTCTGTTGCAGCCAGGGATCCAAAGAAGTAGAATTGTGTCAGACAGCCAGCTACAGAGATAGTTTTCTGTTCAGCTATGACGATCAGCAACATCTTGGGAACAATGTTGGAGGTATACCAGATCTCCAGAAAGGACAAATTCaccaggaagaagtacatgggggtgtggaggtgaTAGCTGACCAAAACTAGCAAGACAATGAGGATGTTTCCAGAAACAGTTAACatgtagaaaactaaaaatatcataaagaggaaaatattcagCTGTCGGACGGAAGAGAATCCTCGAAGCACAAATTCCACTATAGTTGTCTGGTTTTCCCAGAGTGAGATCGCCATGCCTTGGCTGCCCTACACACCCAGTGGTAAAACACGCCAAATGCAGGAAGTTCTAGCTCACACACAGAACACGGGCTGACAGCAGATGACTTTCACTCCCCACTTAGgtttttgaagttttttatttgagttgaggagtatcttctttctttttacaaggcctaaaatgggaaagaaaagaatttgcagTAAGAACTTATGAGCACCTCAATCCCCCTTCTTCTCTTATCTATTTCTTCACTTCATCAGGAGCAATGTCAGGCTTTGGGGAAAccaggaaatggaagaaaggggaagaagaggggaaggaagaacaaaggaaaaagaaagggaagaatcaCCTGATCTACCCTTATCCTGAATGTACTATGAGAGCCTGGGGAATTatgggaagaaatgaaggagatCCAAAAGGAAGATGAACACATTCCAGAGGGTTTATGAGCTCTCAGACAGGATCTAGCAAATCAAGGCCCCAGGACCAAgagctccccctccctcctcaagCACTGGTTATCTTTAGGGAAAACGCTCCTATCAGATCTATTGAGTATTCCTCTCCTTTCAGCTTCTTAGTGAGGTGAGAGGAAAGTTTCTTATCTCTGTTTTGGTTTCCAAAGTACTAGCAAGAGAAAACCATATGAGTGTGAGGTTTAAGATCCTCTGATTATGAGGCCAGTGCCCAGGCTGATGTAATTCAGGGGCAGGAATGTTTTCtcttacaattttaaatagataaaatcaggccattaaaaagactttttagggggccagcctagtggcatagtggttaaattcctgtgctctgcttcagcggcccagggttcatgggttcagaccctgcgcgtggacttacacacttctcatcaagctatgctgtggaggcatcccacatataaaacagaggaagactggcaatagatgttagctcagggccaatcttatttaccgaaaagaaaagattttatttggggctaaatgggaaaagaagattTGAAGATTTGGAACCAGGTGGGCAACCAACCAACTGAGTGTAAGATAGCCTCAGGTTCTTTTGAGTGAGATAAGGAAGTCTTCTCCTCAATTCCATCTTGGTCTACACCATACACCCTACCATGAGTTTAAGACAGATAGAGAACTGCCCAAAACACACTGCTGTCCACAGAGGGTCTGAGACTGAAACCACTTTACCATTCTCAACCCCCTTGTACTGGATCTGTATCTCCTTAAGATAGCTGTGGAGGGACCAGATTGCTGCAGGTTAGCAAGTGGAGATGGGAAGACCCACGTGCAATTCAGAAAGCACTCTGTGAGTGTAATAATGAGGTACTTATTATGAGTGGCCAGAAAGCCCTAAACAAAGTCAGGGGCTCTGCTTTATAAGAAACATCCTGTGCAAGTTAACACCTCTGAGATgcagtttttcatctgtaaaataagatacAGGGTAGGAGAAGAATTTAACATGTGCTTAG
This Equus przewalskii isolate Varuska unplaced genomic scaffold, EquPr2 ChrUn-13, whole genome shotgun sequence DNA region includes the following protein-coding sequences:
- the LOC103565859 gene encoding olfactory receptor 11A1-like, encoding MAISLWENQTTIVEFVLRGFSSVRQLNIFLFMIFLVFYMLTVSGNILIVLLVLVSYHLHTPMYFFLVNLSFLEIWYTSNIVPKMLLIVIAEQKTISVAGCLTQFYFFGSLAATECLLLAVMSYDRYLAICQPLHYPILMTGPLCMRLAASSWLCCFFLTAITMVLLSQLTFCGPNEIDHFFCDFTPLVHLSCMDTSLTETIAYATSSAVTLVPFLLIMASYSCILVAILRIPSGTGRQKAFSTCSSHLTVVTVFYGTLIGTYLMPSANSSQLLHKGFSLLYTILTPMFNPIIYSLRNKDIHEALKKCLSKKSAFLR